Proteins co-encoded in one Bacillus infantis NRRL B-14911 genomic window:
- the modB gene encoding molybdate ABC transporter permease subunit gives MTEDFWSPVRLSISVAAISLAIVFAAGILLARLLAFKKFKGKPLIETILLLPLVLPPSVVGFLLIIVFGKQSFFGRAIEIFIGQPVIFTWLAAVIASSVVAFPLMYQSAKTGFETIEKEIEDASRVDGASEVKVFLYIALPLSAKALAAGAILSFARALGEFGATLMFAGNIPGKTQTIPTAIYFAIDSGNMEMAWLWTAVMIGISFIMLAAVNAFSK, from the coding sequence ATGACGGAAGATTTCTGGTCGCCCGTCCGGCTGTCGATTTCTGTGGCTGCCATTTCATTGGCCATTGTTTTTGCTGCAGGCATTCTTCTGGCAAGATTGCTTGCATTTAAAAAATTTAAAGGAAAGCCGCTTATAGAAACCATCCTCCTCCTGCCTCTCGTACTCCCCCCATCAGTGGTCGGATTCCTGCTGATCATCGTGTTTGGAAAGCAGTCATTCTTTGGGAGAGCGATAGAAATCTTTATTGGGCAGCCGGTTATATTTACATGGCTGGCAGCCGTAATCGCGTCCAGTGTTGTCGCCTTTCCTCTGATGTACCAGTCTGCAAAGACAGGCTTTGAAACGATCGAGAAGGAAATAGAGGATGCTTCAAGAGTTGATGGAGCTTCAGAGGTGAAGGTTTTTCTCTATATAGCACTGCCGCTGTCGGCCAAAGCCCTGGCAGCCGGAGCCATACTCAGCTTTGCCAGAGCACTTGGGGAGTTTGGGGCAACACTGATGTTTGCCGGCAATATTCCCGGCAAAACACAAACGATTCCGACGGCCATTTATTTTGCCATTGACTCGGGCAATATGGAGATGGCCTGGCTTTGGACGGCAGTCATGATCGGCATTTCCTTTATCATGCTTGCAGCAGTCAATGCTTTCAGCAAATAA
- a CDS encoding STAS domain-containing protein produces MKPFDKISSYFKTYAQSLADELVDSIVQEFDFEVPKEEIQNAKKTYESFMKFIGESIVSETEKMPDGLLDWSKKNGERQAKNGGRISDILMRYPDSRQVFIDKVTSIGKEFDLGMDEVVLLIKKVNLILDISINETVFAFERFSGLLLEKARDEVNELTAPVVPIQDGIAVLPLIGSIDYDRAKLIMEKVVPEIKKLQIECLIMDFSGTVNIDAQIAKYVFDIRSVLRLVGVNTIASGVRPDLAQQAVTEGIDLTSVPTFANVKQAIESLEEE; encoded by the coding sequence ATGAAGCCATTTGACAAAATTTCTTCATATTTTAAGACCTATGCACAATCACTGGCAGATGAATTGGTGGATAGCATTGTTCAGGAATTTGACTTTGAGGTGCCAAAGGAAGAAATTCAGAATGCCAAAAAGACTTATGAATCTTTTATGAAGTTTATTGGGGAGTCCATTGTGTCCGAAACTGAGAAGATGCCTGACGGATTGCTGGATTGGAGCAAGAAGAATGGAGAGCGGCAGGCAAAAAACGGCGGCCGCATTTCGGACATCTTAATGCGTTATCCTGATTCCAGGCAAGTGTTTATCGACAAAGTGACCAGTATAGGAAAAGAATTTGATTTAGGCATGGACGAAGTTGTACTGCTGATAAAAAAGGTGAATTTGATTCTGGATATCAGCATCAATGAAACTGTATTTGCTTTTGAACGATTTTCCGGATTACTTTTGGAAAAGGCACGGGATGAGGTTAATGAACTGACTGCTCCTGTCGTTCCCATACAAGATGGCATTGCTGTTCTTCCGCTGATTGGCTCAATTGATTATGACAGGGCCAAGCTGATTATGGAAAAAGTGGTGCCGGAAATTAAAAAACTGCAGATAGAATGCCTGATCATGGACTTTTCCGGCACTGTCAATATAGACGCCCAAATCGCAAAGTATGTATTTGATATCCGTAGTGTACTCCGTCTAGTAGGGGTGAATACAATCGCTTCAGGGGTCCGGCCGGATCTTGCGCAGCAGGCTGTTACAGAAGGAATCGATCTTACCTCTGTACCGACCTTTGCAAATGTAAAGCAGGCCATTGAGAGCCTTGAGGAAGAATGA
- a CDS encoding PhzF family phenazine biosynthesis protein, which translates to MKVNVYIVHAFCRDNKGGNPAGVVLDTDGLSTVQMQKVASMAGFSETAFISRSRAGEISLRYFTPENEVDLCGHATVASFHLLVKEGRIPPGEHTFECHAGLLKARASDTGEIFLEQPLPKMGTALPPEEAAVSLGISLDDLAEGLPVQIVSAGLPDIMVPIRSRDVLESIRPDFVRVAEISRKYQAIGYHLFAFNEKGSPAAVCRNLAPAAGIPEESATGTASGALCGYLYHHQKIAAGPHFFHQGETMGLPSIIKANLSAADDSGEIERLEIGGAAKVKDKMVMHI; encoded by the coding sequence ATGAAAGTAAACGTCTATATAGTACATGCATTCTGCAGGGACAATAAGGGAGGAAACCCGGCAGGAGTGGTTCTCGACACAGATGGCCTGAGCACCGTCCAGATGCAGAAAGTTGCCTCAATGGCGGGATTTTCTGAAACGGCATTTATCAGCCGTTCAAGAGCAGGTGAAATATCCTTGAGGTACTTTACACCGGAGAACGAAGTCGACCTTTGCGGACACGCTACTGTCGCCTCCTTCCATCTGCTTGTCAAGGAAGGCAGGATTCCCCCTGGAGAGCACACATTTGAATGTCATGCAGGCCTTCTTAAAGCAAGAGCGAGTGACACGGGAGAGATCTTCCTTGAACAGCCTCTTCCGAAAATGGGAACAGCTCTTCCTCCAGAAGAGGCTGCAGTTTCCTTGGGAATCAGCCTTGATGATCTTGCTGAAGGTCTTCCGGTCCAGATTGTTTCTGCCGGCCTTCCGGACATTATGGTCCCTATCCGTTCCCGTGATGTTCTGGAATCGATCCGGCCTGATTTCGTGCGGGTGGCTGAGATCAGCAGAAAGTATCAGGCAATAGGGTATCATCTGTTTGCTTTCAATGAAAAAGGCAGTCCTGCGGCAGTCTGCCGCAATCTTGCTCCTGCAGCCGGCATACCAGAGGAAAGTGCGACAGGAACTGCCAGCGGCGCTCTATGCGGCTATCTTTATCATCATCAAAAAATTGCAGCCGGCCCGCATTTTTTTCACCAGGGAGAAACAATGGGGCTGCCCTCTATCATAAAGGCAAATCTATCAGCCGCAGATGATTCAGGGGAAATTGAAAGACTGGAAATAGGCGGTGCGGCGAAAGTGAAAGACAAGATGGTGATGCACATTTAA
- a CDS encoding DUF2785 domain-containing protein, protein MAFKESAPEKSYKLKERLEELYDAALTESELMNLAKAMLEEIGSADPCLRDQLIYSSFARLIGEGSFSHIMLEKILAVCQDDSHLFYHLGAEGDDSVFTRSFSSLVLALVIQKDAAERFLSDQTVQYTYGKTLEYMKKEKDLRGYVQEKGWAHSMAHAADLLNELVRHPVISCSEQLLLQGMDVIFHCVSRNDGVYTDDEPERLVFPLTAIFEKSNENTLANKLNELSLYEEDTRKSKSDGNAYYHLRTNLMMFYKSLYFRLKWIDIFPAGRDLLEAHIRRLHIEVYGEKF, encoded by the coding sequence ATGGCTTTCAAAGAAAGTGCGCCGGAGAAATCGTATAAGCTTAAGGAGAGATTAGAAGAATTATATGATGCTGCACTAACAGAATCGGAACTAATGAATTTGGCAAAAGCTATGCTTGAAGAAATTGGATCAGCTGATCCATGTCTGCGGGATCAGCTGATTTACTCCAGTTTTGCCCGGCTTATTGGAGAAGGCAGCTTTTCACATATAATGCTTGAAAAAATCCTTGCCGTCTGCCAGGATGACAGTCATTTATTTTACCATCTCGGGGCAGAGGGAGATGACAGCGTGTTTACCCGCAGTTTTTCTTCCCTGGTGCTGGCATTGGTTATTCAAAAAGATGCTGCAGAGAGATTTCTTTCCGATCAAACAGTTCAGTATACATATGGAAAAACATTGGAATATATGAAGAAAGAAAAAGACCTTCGGGGGTATGTGCAAGAAAAGGGCTGGGCACACAGCATGGCTCATGCAGCAGACCTCTTAAATGAGCTCGTCCGCCACCCGGTTATCTCCTGCAGCGAGCAGCTGCTCTTACAGGGGATGGATGTGATTTTTCATTGTGTATCAAGGAACGACGGCGTTTATACTGATGATGAACCCGAACGGCTCGTTTTCCCGCTCACGGCTATCTTTGAAAAATCAAATGAAAACACCTTGGCCAATAAATTGAATGAGCTGTCTCTATACGAGGAGGACACCAGAAAAAGCAAAAGTGATGGAAACGCCTATTATCATCTCAGGACCAATTTGATGATGTTTTATAAATCATTGTATTTCAGACTGAAATGGATTGATATATTTCCTGCTGGAAGGGATCTTCTTGAAGCGCATATCCGGAGACTCCATATTGAAGTCTATGGGGAGAAATTCTAA
- a CDS encoding M2 family metallopeptidase has translation MTAEQFLQKQNEALQKLQKKRAEASWKASTTGEDEWNRKTAEAQTEVSLYLSDSERFQEVKEFLESGELNQLEQRQLQLLKNSMVKNQLDADVLKELSVRSSELVGVFNTYRAVLDGREVSENDIRKILTDSKDNELRERAWHASKTIGSKVEKKLIDLVKLRNETAMKLGYRNFHEMSFELQELDRDVIFAIFDELKKISDEPFHQLKREMDEEIAERLSISIDEIRPWHYADPFFQEAPPSKALNLDSYYEGKNLEELTAATFASMGMEIGDMLENSDLYPREKKNQHAFCTDIDREGDVRVLCNNSSSDYWSTTMLHEFGHAVYFKYIDRDLPFLLRAPAHTLTTEAIAMLYGRMGRNPEWLGKFLGINEQELKELAGELKLALRRQMLISARWFITFSLFEKELYENPDQDLNRLWWKIVKEVQFLNPPENQDIPHWAAKIHFTLVPVYYQNYLLGELTTSQLEQHIKKNLKGDILSKEAGSYLLEEFFKPGAALHWNEKIEKATGEKLNPQHFIDQFVGDLQQA, from the coding sequence ATGACAGCAGAACAGTTTTTACAAAAGCAAAACGAAGCCTTGCAAAAGCTCCAGAAAAAGCGCGCTGAAGCTTCATGGAAAGCTTCTACAACTGGAGAAGATGAATGGAACAGGAAGACAGCTGAGGCACAGACGGAGGTCAGCCTCTACTTATCAGATTCTGAAAGATTTCAAGAGGTAAAGGAATTCCTCGAAAGCGGGGAACTAAACCAGCTTGAACAAAGGCAGCTGCAGCTGCTGAAGAACAGCATGGTAAAAAATCAGCTTGACGCAGATGTACTTAAGGAACTTTCTGTAAGAAGCTCAGAGTTAGTAGGTGTCTTCAATACATACAGAGCCGTTCTGGATGGAAGGGAAGTGTCGGAAAATGATATCAGGAAAATCCTTACAGATAGCAAGGATAACGAGCTGCGTGAGAGGGCCTGGCATGCAAGCAAGACAATTGGCAGCAAAGTCGAAAAGAAGCTAATTGACCTTGTGAAATTAAGGAACGAAACAGCCATGAAGCTTGGCTACAGAAATTTTCATGAAATGAGCTTTGAACTCCAGGAGCTGGACAGGGACGTTATTTTTGCTATCTTCGATGAGCTGAAGAAAATTTCGGATGAACCATTCCATCAGCTGAAGCGGGAAATGGATGAGGAAATTGCAGAACGCCTTTCCATATCAATAGATGAAATCAGGCCTTGGCATTATGCGGATCCATTCTTTCAGGAAGCGCCTCCTTCTAAAGCACTGAACTTGGATTCTTACTATGAAGGGAAGAATCTGGAGGAGCTGACAGCTGCTACATTTGCTTCCATGGGAATGGAGATAGGGGATATGCTGGAAAACAGCGATCTTTATCCGCGGGAAAAGAAAAATCAGCATGCATTTTGTACAGACATCGACAGGGAAGGGGACGTAAGGGTCCTGTGCAACAACAGCAGCAGTGACTACTGGTCGACCACCATGCTGCATGAGTTCGGGCATGCCGTATATTTCAAATATATTGACCGAGATCTTCCTTTCCTTCTCAGAGCACCGGCACATACATTGACGACTGAAGCGATTGCGATGCTTTACGGACGGATGGGCCGGAATCCGGAGTGGCTGGGGAAATTCCTCGGCATTAATGAGCAGGAATTAAAAGAACTGGCTGGCGAGCTGAAATTGGCGCTCAGAAGGCAGATGCTCATTTCAGCCCGCTGGTTCATCACTTTTTCGCTGTTTGAAAAAGAACTATATGAAAATCCGGACCAGGATCTGAACCGTCTCTGGTGGAAAATCGTCAAAGAGGTCCAATTCCTGAATCCGCCGGAAAATCAGGATATCCCGCACTGGGCAGCTAAGATCCACTTTACCCTTGTGCCTGTATACTATCAAAATTATCTGTTGGGGGAACTTACAACCTCACAGCTGGAACAGCATATCAAGAAAAATCTGAAGGGTGATATTCTTTCTAAAGAAGCAGGAAGCTATCTGCTAGAAGAATTTTTCAAGCCGGGAGCGGCCCTCCACTGGAATGAAAAGATAGAAAAAGCAACCGGCGAAAAACTCAACCCGCAGCATTTCATAGACCAATTCGTAGGGGATCTGCAGCAGGCATAA
- a CDS encoding nitroreductase family protein, whose protein sequence is MNIEQLVTTRRTIKKFKADPVDEALFMKWLQAASLAPNHKMTEPWDIIFAGPETRGKLKHKTDFGGAPEVMAVTVKHGKTDLETVENTAAVACFIQNFMLQAWDEGVGTFWCSLGASKAAREVLGVEEGSEVVGIIAFGYPEEIPAIKDRISIEDKIKKLP, encoded by the coding sequence ATGAATATTGAACAATTGGTTACCACTAGAAGAACAATTAAAAAGTTTAAAGCAGATCCAGTGGATGAGGCGCTGTTCATGAAGTGGCTTCAAGCGGCCAGCCTTGCTCCCAACCATAAAATGACTGAGCCTTGGGATATTATTTTTGCCGGCCCGGAGACACGCGGAAAGCTGAAGCATAAAACAGATTTTGGCGGAGCGCCGGAAGTGATGGCCGTCACAGTCAAGCATGGAAAAACAGATCTGGAGACAGTTGAAAATACAGCTGCCGTTGCATGCTTTATCCAGAATTTCATGCTGCAGGCATGGGATGAGGGAGTTGGGACTTTCTGGTGTTCTCTTGGTGCTTCAAAGGCTGCGAGGGAAGTGCTCGGAGTTGAGGAAGGGAGCGAAGTAGTCGGCATCATCGCTTTTGGCTACCCTGAAGAAATCCCGGCTATCAAAGATCGCATCAGCATTGAAGATAAGATTAAAAAGCTTCCATAA
- a CDS encoding helix-turn-helix domain-containing protein — protein MYKQHKRDWLIKIRKARKLTQETVATKAFIDRAYYAQIESGVRNPSEEIRQKIAQILNFHSSAFNADDESPFRYALEAAPMIIAHCDMDLKYTWIFNYHPLFPPESLIGKRDDELGLGIGGQMYAQMKRTVIEKQISIRKTVSFSLPDNYLYTYMIFAHPLFDSTKQIIGAATILTELSKITLTEDTDAPSG, from the coding sequence ATGTATAAACAACATAAACGAGATTGGTTAATTAAAATAAGAAAAGCCAGAAAGCTGACCCAGGAGACCGTGGCTACTAAGGCGTTCATCGACAGGGCTTATTATGCACAAATTGAGAGCGGGGTGAGGAATCCCAGTGAGGAAATCAGGCAAAAGATTGCCCAGATCCTGAACTTCCACTCTTCTGCCTTTAATGCGGATGATGAAAGTCCTTTCCGTTATGCACTGGAGGCTGCACCCATGATCATCGCTCATTGTGACATGGATTTAAAATATACATGGATTTTCAATTACCATCCCTTATTCCCGCCTGAATCTCTCATAGGGAAACGGGACGATGAGCTGGGCCTTGGGATAGGGGGACAAATGTATGCACAAATGAAAAGAACTGTCATAGAAAAACAGATTTCGATCCGAAAAACAGTCTCCTTTTCACTTCCGGACAATTATCTTTATACATATATGATCTTTGCCCACCCACTCTTTGACAGCACAAAACAAATCATAGGTGCTGCCACCATACTAACAGAGCTGTCCAAAATAACACTGACAGAAGACACTGATGCACCATCCGGATAA
- a CDS encoding AI-2E family transporter gives MPSSKWFKIGYGIIIVMVIIFLATKIDFIFTPIEIFFETLFMPFLISGVIYYLLRPIVYFLNRKKVPKVVSILLIYLIVIGGTAALVYFVGPELQRQFKDLMDNYPQYIEGLRNKADELQNSAWFSRFQENDYITFDYITEQMSSYFKSNFSDLSSRLTGVFSIVTSVVTVIVTVPFIVFYLLKDSEGASKGMVRYLPYFQAAETRKILKDMDEALSSYIQGQAIVSFIVGVMMYIGYLIIGINYSLILAIVAMLTNVIPFLGPFLALVPAVIVGFTMSPFMALKVILVVIVVQQIDGNVSSPLIMGRKLDVHPLTIILILLVAGNLAGLIGMIVAVPAYAIIKVIISHAYRLYTLKKADRDQIIQVED, from the coding sequence TTGCCAAGCTCTAAATGGTTTAAAATCGGCTATGGAATTATTATTGTGATGGTTATTATCTTCCTCGCAACGAAAATCGATTTTATTTTTACACCGATTGAAATATTCTTTGAAACTCTATTTATGCCTTTTCTGATATCGGGGGTTATTTATTATCTGCTGCGCCCCATCGTTTATTTCCTTAACAGGAAAAAGGTTCCAAAGGTTGTTTCCATCCTCTTGATCTACCTTATCGTCATTGGAGGGACAGCCGCACTTGTGTACTTTGTGGGGCCCGAGCTGCAGCGCCAGTTCAAAGATCTGATGGACAATTACCCGCAATATATAGAGGGGCTTAGAAACAAAGCGGATGAGCTTCAGAACAGCGCATGGTTTTCCCGTTTCCAGGAAAACGATTATATTACCTTCGACTATATTACAGAACAGATGAGTTCATATTTCAAATCAAACTTCTCGGATTTAAGCTCCCGCCTGACGGGCGTGTTCAGCATCGTCACGAGTGTTGTAACCGTGATTGTAACAGTGCCCTTCATTGTCTTTTATCTCCTGAAGGACAGCGAAGGGGCTTCAAAGGGCATGGTCAGATATTTGCCGTATTTCCAGGCTGCAGAGACAAGGAAAATACTAAAGGATATGGATGAAGCCCTCAGCTCCTATATACAGGGCCAGGCAATCGTCAGCTTCATTGTGGGTGTCATGATGTATATCGGCTATCTGATTATTGGAATCAATTATTCTCTTATTCTGGCTATTGTGGCCATGTTAACAAATGTCATTCCCTTCCTGGGGCCATTTCTAGCCCTAGTCCCGGCAGTCATCGTAGGGTTTACTATGTCGCCTTTTATGGCGCTGAAAGTCATTCTCGTGGTGATAGTGGTCCAGCAAATAGACGGAAATGTATCTTCTCCGCTCATCATGGGGAGAAAGCTGGATGTCCATCCGCTTACCATTATCCTGATCCTGTTGGTTGCGGGCAATCTTGCTGGTCTGATCGGGATGATCGTCGCTGTTCCTGCCTATGCAATCATCAAGGTCATCATCAGCCATGCCTACAGGCTTTATACATTGAAGAAGGCTGACCGTGACCAGATTATCCAGGTTGAAGATTGA
- a CDS encoding general stress protein — protein MNNQLIGGYDSIEELTEALSSAKDNGYNSRKLVIVSKDGSNIEALAETYGAIAKIIGSQELGNQRFLDSAKALFLGADPGTSSGIHSNDEYASYGAADKDAEEFAQRVFDGQYVLFVDNTIEEDELLRPSHEGNQLGDTPGDEPSARREGY, from the coding sequence ATGAATAATCAATTGATTGGCGGCTATGATTCGATCGAGGAGCTTACGGAAGCACTCTCTTCAGCTAAGGACAACGGCTATAACAGCAGAAAGCTGGTAATCGTTTCAAAGGACGGATCCAATATTGAAGCACTTGCTGAAACATACGGGGCCATTGCCAAAATCATCGGCTCACAGGAACTCGGAAACCAGCGCTTTCTGGATTCCGCTAAAGCCTTGTTTTTAGGTGCAGATCCGGGAACCAGCTCAGGTATCCACTCAAACGATGAGTACGCGAGCTATGGTGCAGCTGATAAAGATGCAGAAGAGTTTGCGCAGAGGGTATTTGACGGGCAATATGTCCTGTTTGTTGATAACACCATTGAAGAAGATGAACTGCTTCGCCCTTCCCATGAAGGGAACCAGCTTGGAGATACTCCAGGAGATGAACCATCTGCCAGAAGGGAAGGATATTGA
- a CDS encoding ATP synthase subunit B, producing MENLSLNVALLRRKVPNLTAAAKSVGLRPATVSNLCTGKIPVGRAEVRTIAALAELAECSLDDLIIRGEKAEMIETKIKALDLFAPLAKGGTAGLVARPGMGQLVLLTEIFFRLKKEGYKTILLIPEGEYPELQDILINTDFSAATIEDAYQLLTDHSKNQDVLFAADRAHVVNGTIHDLQGRLDAGGPGSVTTFLLDLKGEAVDEEFPYGPLETLWQFDADLAARHLYPAVNPIYSASSVLEGAYLDQAHLTIQQKAQKLLRRYKELKALVQAGGIKRLPSSETLGYQRGALLEAYLTQPFYTAEAFTGQKGQSVSLQENLSDVRKILDGGADAYSADELAYIGSLASHQEKES from the coding sequence TTGGAAAATTTAAGCCTGAATGTTGCCTTGCTTCGGAGAAAAGTCCCGAATTTAACTGCAGCCGCCAAGTCAGTCGGACTTCGTCCGGCTACAGTCTCCAATTTATGCACCGGCAAGATCCCTGTAGGAAGGGCAGAGGTCAGGACAATTGCTGCGCTTGCTGAACTGGCAGAATGCAGCCTGGATGATTTGATCATTAGAGGGGAGAAGGCAGAGATGATTGAAACGAAGATCAAGGCGCTCGATCTGTTTGCACCACTGGCTAAAGGAGGGACAGCCGGTCTTGTCGCAAGGCCGGGAATGGGGCAGCTTGTCCTCCTGACAGAGATATTTTTCCGGCTGAAGAAGGAAGGCTACAAGACAATCCTGCTCATTCCGGAAGGGGAGTATCCAGAACTCCAGGATATTCTGATCAACACCGATTTTTCTGCCGCAACCATTGAGGACGCATACCAACTTCTCACTGACCATTCAAAAAATCAAGATGTTCTGTTTGCTGCTGACAGAGCACATGTGGTAAACGGAACCATACATGATTTGCAGGGCAGGCTGGATGCTGGCGGTCCGGGATCAGTAACGACCTTCCTCCTCGATTTAAAAGGGGAGGCAGTAGATGAAGAATTTCCTTACGGGCCGCTGGAAACCTTATGGCAGTTTGATGCCGACCTTGCTGCCAGGCATTTATATCCTGCCGTGAATCCTATTTATTCTGCCTCATCTGTCCTTGAGGGGGCATATCTGGATCAGGCCCATCTGACCATCCAGCAGAAGGCGCAAAAGCTCCTTCGCCGATATAAGGAGTTAAAGGCGCTTGTCCAAGCCGGGGGAATAAAGAGGCTTCCATCTTCTGAAACACTGGGGTATCAGCGCGGGGCATTGCTGGAAGCCTATCTGACCCAGCCTTTTTATACAGCAGAAGCATTTACAGGCCAAAAAGGGCAATCGGTGTCTCTTCAGGAAAACCTGTCTGACGTCCGAAAAATCCTGGATGGCGGTGCAGATGCTTATTCGGCAGATGAGCTGGCCTATATTGGAAGCCTGGCCAGCCATCAGGAGAAAGAATCATAA
- a CDS encoding GNAT family N-acetyltransferase yields MIIRKLLAEDAEEYKKLRLEALQNKPEAFASSYEEECGNPADFYAKRFASGLSAEFGIFEKGALAGTAALIKETKLKLKHRAIIAAVYVKPEYRGRGAARKLIEAALSEASGDHNIEQVTLSVESGNEPAKRLYASFGFTVYGVEKRALKIGENYYDEDHMILYLS; encoded by the coding sequence AATACAAAAAGCTGCGGCTTGAAGCACTGCAAAATAAACCGGAAGCATTTGCTTCCAGTTATGAAGAAGAATGCGGAAACCCTGCCGATTTCTACGCCAAGCGTTTTGCCTCAGGTCTCTCTGCAGAGTTTGGCATATTTGAGAAAGGAGCTTTGGCCGGAACGGCAGCTTTGATCAAGGAGACTAAATTAAAGCTTAAGCATCGGGCCATAATTGCAGCCGTGTACGTAAAGCCTGAATATAGGGGCAGGGGAGCTGCAAGGAAGCTGATTGAAGCTGCTCTTTCTGAAGCCTCTGGTGACCATAATATAGAACAGGTCACCCTCTCAGTTGAAAGTGGGAATGAGCCTGCCAAAAGGCTGTATGCGTCATTTGGATTTACTGTATATGGTGTTGAAAAAAGGGCATTGAAAATTGGTGAAAACTATTATGACGAAGACCATATGATTCTTTATCTGAGTTGA
- the sigH gene encoding RNA polymerase sporulation sigma factor SigH → MSASIAVKLIEDYSNYEDETLVVLFQNGDGMASEYLMKKYRHFVRAKASKFFLIGGDKDDLFQEGMIGLYKAIRDFKEDKLASFKVFAELCITRQIITAVKTATRQKQMPLNSYISLDKPIYEDESKHTLMDILPGTMVTDPAILIVNQENTADIEEKIAEKLSDLERKVLDLYVAGHSYIEISEELDTHVKSIDNALQRVKRKLDRYLERRELVI, encoded by the coding sequence GTGAGTGCAAGCATCGCAGTAAAACTGATAGAAGACTATTCAAACTATGAAGACGAAACACTGGTGGTCCTTTTTCAAAATGGGGATGGTATGGCATCTGAATATCTTATGAAAAAATACAGGCACTTTGTCAGGGCGAAGGCGAGCAAATTCTTTTTGATCGGCGGAGACAAAGATGATCTTTTTCAGGAAGGCATGATCGGGCTATATAAAGCCATCCGTGATTTCAAGGAGGACAAGCTTGCTTCATTCAAAGTGTTTGCTGAGCTGTGCATTACAAGGCAGATCATCACCGCTGTAAAAACGGCCACCCGCCAGAAGCAAATGCCGCTTAATTCCTATATTTCACTGGACAAGCCGATATATGAAGATGAATCCAAGCACACACTCATGGATATCCTCCCGGGAACCATGGTTACAGATCCGGCCATTCTGATTGTGAACCAGGAGAACACTGCAGACATCGAAGAGAAAATAGCCGAGAAGCTGAGCGATCTGGAACGGAAGGTTCTCGATCTATACGTTGCCGGCCACTCTTATATTGAGATCTCTGAGGAATTGGATACTCACGTCAAATCAATCGACAACGCCCTCCAGCGCGTTAAACGAAAACTTGACCGCTATCTTGAAAGACGTGAGCTGGTCATTTAA